The Armatimonadota bacterium DNA segment CGGCCACCCACAGACCTCCAGCCACGCCTGCAGCGTGCCTTGCTGGTGCAGGCTCACCAATCTCACCAGTGGAGCCAGCCCACGTCCCCAGCTCATCCCCCGCTTGGTGAACCGCTCCGCCCACGGCTTGTCCACGTTCGCCTCCGCCGCCCCAAGCCCCCGCCAGGTCGCATCCACAGCCACCGGCATCCCTCGCTGTCGGTACTCCCGCAATCCGTCCCGATTCTCCCACAGATACCCACGCAAGCCGTCGATGGCGCCCCGTCGGTCAGCGTCGGTGCGCTGGCGCACCCCCCGGAGTATCTCGTCGATGGCCGCCCACGTGTCACCACGCCGGATCGCCTTCCACACCTGCCGCATCACCACAGGATGATCGCCTAATCCCACCTTCACCTCTTTCCACAAGTGCCACCGATCAAGCTGGAACTCACAGTGCGGCAGATACTCAAGCCCTTGGCGGATCCACCCCGCTCCATCCCCGTTCAGCACCGTGCATCGTACCTGCTCCAGCGCGCAGTACCCATGCAGGCTCAGCACCGCCCCACGCCAGAATCTTTCGGCCTCCCCAACAGCCCCGTACACGTGCTTCGCTAAGAGCCGGTACTCCTCACTGCCCGGGTGCCGGCGCTCCCATCCCCGGTGGCAGACCAGCACCCGTACCTCCCCACGCAACGCCCGTCGCTTCGGTAAGATCTCCCCCACCCGCCGACGTCGCTTGCCTCGCTGCAGTGCCACCCGCACCTCATCCGCCTCCGCAAACAGCACCTCCACCCTCTCCCCTGTCGTAGGCGGTACAACCCCGTCCTCAAACAACGCCTCCACCTGCTCCTCTTCTCGACAGATCCGCTGACCCCCAACCTGCTTCACCCACCGGTGTATCGCCCCGTGGCTCGGCCCCCGCCCATCCGGCCGCCTGCTCATCAACTCCCCGTCCAGGATCTCAAGTGCCTGCCTCAACTCCTCTCGAGCTACCTCGGCCGTCGCCTCCCAGATCCGCTGCTCCAACCTCCGTGTTGCCTCAGAAGTAGGTGTTACCGCGTGGTAGTTCTTTGCCCCAGAAATGGTGTTACCTCTGTGGGGCGGTCTGCCATCTTGAAGAGCTGATGCAGGGACTGATAGATCTGGTCGCGGAGAAGGCAGGGGTTGAGGGTGAGGTAGAGGCGCTGTAGAGCCTGCTGCTGTGGGGTATCGAGGACGTTGGCGGCGAGGAGGCGCTGATAGGGAGTCTGCGCCCGATCGTATCGTTTGGTGACTCTGGCACCGAGGCGGACCTTACCGGTGAGTTTGGCGATTGGCTGGAAGAAGTTGAGATAGAGGCGGAGGAGGCTGTAGAGATGGTTGAGGTGTTTGAAGGCCTCGGCTGAGCTATAGCGATCATAGCCGATGAGGCGCCGGACGGCGCTCCAATTCTTCTGCTCGGCGTAGGCCTGGTCGTTCTTGCGGTAGGGGCGGCCGCGGGTAAGGCGTATGCGCTCACGGCGACACCAAGGGAGGAGGATCGAGTTGAGGAACTCGCCACCGTTGTCGGTGTGGAGTTCACGGATGGGAAAGGGGAGGCGTTTACGGACAAAATGGACGGCGGTGGCGACGCGATGGTAGTTCTTGCCCCAGACGGCCTGGAGTTCGGTCCACCCAGTAGCGACATCAACGACCACCAAGGAGGTAAGGTGAAAGCCGGCCAGGGTTTCTCCACAGTGGGCTACCAGATCGGCCTGGAGGGCACCTGGGCGTACGGCGGTCCACTCACCGAAGGTGCGGATGGGGACCTGGACTTTGAGGGAATGGAGGCTAGGGCGGCTACTGTGAGGGCGACGCAGGCCCTTGGGGCGCAGGGGTTTGAGGAGCCGATCTATGGTAGCCAGGCTGAGGGAGAGGAGATCGCGGCGGATGGCTGGGGGCAAGATGAGCGTGCCATGGCGCTCCAGGGCATCCACTAGCTCTGGGAGGAATGGGGCGAGGCGCTTGGAGCAGAGGGCGTCGCTGGCTTCCCAGACCTGCTGAAGCGCGCGGGTGACCGGAGGGTGGTAGCGGCGGGGCCGCCCGGGACGGCCACGCGGAGGGCCGGGGGCTCGGCGGAGGAGGCGAATGGCTGACTTGCGATGGTATTCCGTTACCCGGCAGAACTCCGTCAGGATCCTTGCTTTCTCTCGGAGAGGGGCAGCGAGGTAGCGTGGTCGGATGGTCACGGCGTATTCACGGATGCTGCGTGGGCTCATGTTGCCTCCTACCCCGGTAACAGGGTTTATGAGGCAACACTACCCCAACGGGTAACCGGACTTATGACCGGACTCGTGCAAGTCGGAGTTGCAGACCGCTATGAAGGTATCAGGGTACATTGCAGTTGACGTCGGGACATGAACGCCAACGAGACCGTTGTCGTCGCATCGAGGCCACGGCCCGTCCACTTCATCGCCCACACCAGGAACATCCGCACTGTCTCCGTGACCGTCCGCTGGCACATCTCCCCCACGCTCGCGACGTGGTCTCGAATCAGACGCCCGAGGCGCGGATGTTGAGCGCCCAGTTGAAGGAGCGTGAATGCCACCAAGCCCAGACAGAGATGACGCTTCGCGCCCTCGGCGCTTTGCAGCATGTATGCCTCCAGCCCCAGGTTCTGCTTCCCGTCTCGGTAAAATGCGTCGATTGTCCAGCGGTGATTGTAGGCGCGGATGATGCTTTCGGGGAGCCAATGCGTGGCGTTGGTCACGAGCAGGAGCAGCCCACCCTCGACGTCCTCTTTCTGCAGGGCAACGACTTTGACACGCGCGTGGTTCGTCAGCGTCAGGCAGGCGGAGGCAAAGGTCTCCGTCCGACCGTCGATCTCCTGGGTCTGCCAGGCGGAGCGGGCCAGACGCTGGAAGTACGCCACGATCTTCTCCCGGCGCCCGCCATTCGCCAGGTAGACGCGATCCAATCGCAGACGCGAGACCCAGGTGAGTCCCCACGCCAGCAGAGGCTCTGTAAGGGTTTCCGCCAGATACCAGGAATCGAACACGACAGTCTGAAAGAGCACGCCGAACCGCCGGCATCGCTTGATGAGCCACAGTGCCAGCTGGTGCTTCGAGATGCCCCCAGGAGTCTTCAGCCGGAACCCCACGGGAAAGTGTCCTCGCGGGGTTACCCAGTGCGCCGTGACCACCACGTGCCCTTTGACCCACTGCTGGGTCTCAGGGTCCTTGACCACGGCGACCTTCTCCATCGCCTTGGTGTCCATGTCGTGATCGAGGATCGTGTCATCGATAACCAGAAAGCCCCGGCTGGGCTTGGAGAACCCGGCGTGTTCTTTCACCAGCCGGACCACCCGGCGCATGACCTTCTCGGGCGACCAGGGCGCCTCGCCCATGAACCGCCGCTTTGTGCTCGCGTGGCGGTGTCCCGTGAAGAGATCATTGAGGGCCTGCACCGAGAAGCGGGACGAGACGATCAGCCCGATGACGTACTCGGCAAAGTGCTGGAACTGGTCGGATCGACGAAAACAATCCCGGAAGCGGTCCAGCAGATCTGCCCACATCGGAGGAATGCCCACCACTGGCCACATCGTCGTCTGCTCCGTCGAAGCTGCGATGGTTGCTACGTTGGTTAGATTCTACACCGTCAAGGCCCTCAACTCACGCGACTTGC contains these protein-coding regions:
- a CDS encoding transposase family protein encodes the protein MSPRSIREYAVTIRPRYLAAPLREKARILTEFCRVTEYHRKSAIRLLRRAPGPPRGRPGRPRRYHPPVTRALQQVWEASDALCSKRLAPFLPELVDALERHGTLILPPAIRRDLLSLSLATIDRLLKPLRPKGLRRPHSSRPSLHSLKVQVPIRTFGEWTAVRPGALQADLVAHCGETLAGFHLTSLVVVDVATGWTELQAVWGKNYHRVATAVHFVRKRLPFPIRELHTDNGGEFLNSILLPWCRRERIRLTRGRPYRKNDQAYAEQKNWSAVRRLIGYDRYSSAEAFKHLNHLYSLLRLYLNFFQPIAKLTGKVRLGARVTKRYDRAQTPYQRLLAANVLDTPQQQALQRLYLTLNPCLLRDQIYQSLHQLFKMADRPTEVTPFLGQRTTTR
- a CDS encoding transposase; protein product: MWPVVGIPPMWADLLDRFRDCFRRSDQFQHFAEYVIGLIVSSRFSVQALNDLFTGHRHASTKRRFMGEAPWSPEKVMRRVVRLVKEHAGFSKPSRGFLVIDDTILDHDMDTKAMEKVAVVKDPETQQWVKGHVVVTAHWVTPRGHFPVGFRLKTPGGISKHQLALWLIKRCRRFGVLFQTVVFDSWYLAETLTEPLLAWGLTWVSRLRLDRVYLANGGRREKIVAYFQRLARSAWQTQEIDGRTETFASACLTLTNHARVKVVALQKEDVEGGLLLLVTNATHWLPESIIRAYNHRWTIDAFYRDGKQNLGLEAYMLQSAEGAKRHLCLGLVAFTLLQLGAQHPRLGRLIRDHVASVGEMCQRTVTETVRMFLVWAMKWTGRGLDATTTVSLAFMSRRQLQCTLIPS